The segment TACCTGGATCAGATGACCGGCGCCGGCTGGCGCGAACCCCGCACCGGCATGAACGAAGAGATCCCGCTCCGTCACTGGCACCTCAACGACCCCGGCGTCGTTCCCAACTTCGTGCAAACCGGCGCCGGTTCGCCGACCGGGATCTGCGTTTACGAAGGTCGTTTGCTGCCGAAGATCTTCTGGGACCAGGTGATCCACTGCGACGCCGGACCGAACGTCGTTCGCGCCTATCCGGCCGAAAAGGATGGCTCCGGCTACAAAGGCGAAATGGTCAACATCCTGCATGGCGCTCGCGACAACTGGTTCCGCCCGGCTGACGTCTGCGTCGCTCCGGATGGCTCGCTCTTCGTCTCCGACTGGTACGATCCCGGCGTCGGCGGTCACGGCCAACGCGATCTCGATCGCGGCCGCTTGTTCCGCGTCGCGCCGAAGGGGGTCGGCTACAACGTGCCGAAGTTGAACTTCGACACGATCGACGGCGCCCTGGCCGCGCTCGAAAACCCCAACCTTTCGGCTCGCTACATGGCGTGGACCGCGCTCCACAACCAAGGCGCGAAGGCGGAACCGGGGCTGAAGAAGATGTTTGAAACCAACGCCAACCCGCGCGTTCGCGCTCGGGCCTTGTGGCTGCTTGGCAAGATCGAAGGCCGCGGCCCGGAATATGTCGAAGCGGCCCTCAACGACAAGGACGCCGACATCCGGATCACCGGCATCCGTCTGGCCAAAGAGCTGAAGCTGCCGGTCGAACGAGTCGTCGCCAAGGTCGTGAACGATCCGTCGCCGCAAGTTCGTCGCGAAGCGGCGATCTCGCTCCGCTGGGCCGATAGCCCCGCGGCGGCCAAGCTGTGGGCGCAACTCGCCGCTCAGCATGACGGCAAAGATCGCTGGTACCTGGAAGCGCTCGGCATTGGCGCCGACCTGAACTGGGACGCTTGTCTCGCCGCCTACCTCAGCGAAGTGGGCGACAAGTGGAACACGCCGGCCGGTCGCGACATCGTTTGGCGCAGCCGCGCCGAGCGGACGCCCGGCATGTTGGCCGCGATCATTCAAGATCCGGCGACGCCGTACGAAGCTCTGCCGCGTTACTTCCGCGCCTTCGACTTCCAGGCGAAGGGAGACGCGAAGAGCCAAGTGCTGGCCGACCTCGCTTTCTCCGGCGCCGGCGCCGATCCGCAGGCCCAGTCGTTAATCCTCAGCGAATCGATTAGCCGACTTGGCGGGTTCGACATCGCGAAGAATCCGCAGCACGCTGCGGCGCTGAAGTCGGCGCTCGAAAAGCTGGCCGGCACGCCGATCTTCGTCGACCTGGTCGACAAGTTCAACGTGACCGATCGCTACGAAGACCTGCTGGCGATCGCCCAAGCTCTACCGAGCGAAGCGACCGGCGCCGCCGCGATGAAGGTGCTGCTGGAGAAGAACCAACGCGACCTGGTGTTGAAGGCGATCGACGGGAAGGACCTGGCCAAAGCGATCGCTACCACCGAAGCGGTTGGCAACTCGGCCGCTGGTCCGTCGATCGGCATCATGCAGAAGTTGGTCGACGACGGCTCGAAGGACCTCGCTCTCCGTCGCATCGCCGTGAAGACGCTCGCCGCCAACCGCGGCAGCGCCAACAAGCTGGTCGCGCTCGCCAAAGCCGGCAAGCTCGATCCGGCGCTGATGCAAGCGGCAGCCGCTCCGTTGACCGCCTCGACCTGGCAAGAGGTGCGTGACCAGGCCAACGCGATCTTCCCGGCCCCGCCGAGCAAGGACAACAAGCCCCTTCCGCCGCTGTCGGAATTGGCGAAGATGCACGGCGACGTCGCCAATGGCAAGAAGGTCTTCGCCGGCGAAGCGACTTGCTCGAAGTGCCACGTTGTGAACAACGAAGGAAAAGAGGTTGGTCCGAACCTGAGCGAAATCGGCTCGAAGCTGAGCCGCGAAGCGATGTTCGAATCGATCCTCTATCCGAGCGCCGGCATCAGCCACAACTACGAGAACTTCGCGATTCTGCTCGACAACGGCACGGCGATCACCGGGCTGTTGGTGAGCGAAACCGACGAAAAGGTGACCATCAAGAACCAAGAAGGTCTCGTTCGCAGCTTCTCGCAAGACGAAATCGAAGAGATGAAAAAGCTCCCGACTTCGCTCATGCCGGCTGACCTGCAAAAGCTGATGACCGTCCAGGAACTGGTCGACGTGGCCGCCTACCTGGAAACGCTGAAAAAGAAGAACTAACGTCCAGCGACGTTACGCTCAAACACTAGCCCGCAGCGCAAGCGAGGGAATGCGGTCGCCACATCCAGGCGACCGCAACCCTCGACTCGCACTGCGGGCTAGTTTGTTTTCTTGTCGATGGTATTCGGAACTCTGTTCTATTCCTCGACCGCATTCCCTCGCTAGCGCTGCGGGCTAGTGGTTTGTTCCTTCGGCAAATGCCGCATCAGCGTTTCCATCTCCGCCGCGACTTCTTTCGCCGTCGTCTCATCCAGCAGCGCCGAGACATACTGATGCCGAGGATCATTCGGCGTCTCTTCCCATTGGTGCGTCCCATTGGCAAAGATTTTGTTCCGCCCCTGGGTGACGAGCTTCCAAGGCGCTCCGCTCCCCCGGGCAGCCACCATTACCGCGATCTGATCGGCGCTATGTCGATTGCGGGCGGCGCCGCCAAAGTAAAGCTCATAGACGCGGCGAACCGGATTGTCCTTCGGCAACTCGGAAAGGGTCTTCCCGGTCGCGACCGAATCGGCGAAGGCGCCTCCGCCGGTAAAGGTAATCGTCGTCGGCCAATTGGCGATCGCCTTCTCGGTCGACTCCGGATCCATTTTGAAATTGCCCCAAGGGTTGGGATCGAGATCAGCTGGATAGCGGCTCCCCATGCAAACCCACTCCTTCACCTTCGCCGCGACCAGCTCGCGACCGCCAAGGGGCGAAACGTCATCAGCCGTCGACTCCAGCAAGTAACGTAAGTTCGTCAGATCGCCGACGGTCACTATCACCACGCTCTTGTCCGGCTGGGCCGCCAAAACCTGGCGATAAACGGTCACCGCGTCAGGCGCATCATTCCCTTCCGGAAAGTCATGCGAGAACTCCTCGGAGATCCGCTTCGCAAACTTCGAGCCTTGCCGGCTGGCGCTCTTCGCTTTCGAAACGCCGATCGGCAAGTCAGGGCGGCCAAAGTAAGTGTTGATCGCGTCAACGCAGGCGCCCGACCAAGGGTGACTGGAAGAGACAAGCGCTCCCAGAAGCTCCACTTCCCCGGCGTCCGCCAACGCATGCAAGATCGCCAGCGCCCCGGCGTCGTCGCAATCACTGTCCATGTCGGTATCGAACAAGATGCGTACCGATGGCGCCTCCGCCGCCGTTGCGACCGATTGCCAGACGCAAACCAACAGAAGCGCAAACAGAAAAGAAATGGGGCATTTCATGGCAGGTTTCCCGGAGAGCCGATTTCCTGGACTCCACCCATCGTAGCTTGAGCCGCAAGCCGTGGGAAACGCGGCCTCCCCCTCCATCCGCCCCAATCTTCACGAAACTCTTACCAAGATTTCGATCCGAGCGGCAAAGTCGCCGTGCGCGTCGGGATATACTTGAAAGCGTCCCATTCCGCGCCCGATCCATTTTCCGCCGCCGACCGCCAGGTGAAACCGCTCGTCTCCGTCGTGATGCCGGTATTGAATCCGCATCCGCGTCACTTTCGTGAAGCGGTCGAGAGCGTTCTCGCGCAGACCCTCGCCGACTTTGAGTTGATCATCGTCGAAGATCCTTCTCCCCGCGACGGCCGCGAGCTAATTGCCGACCTGCAAGATCCGCGCATCGTTCACGTTCGGAACGAAAGTCGGAGTTGCCTGCGCGATCAACTGAATCAAGGTCTGCGGCTCGCCCAGGCCGATCTGATCGCCCGGGCGGACGCCGACGATATCTGTTGCCCGCAACGTCTTGAGTCGCAAGTCGCCCGGTTCGCCGCCGAACCAGAGCTGGACGTCCTCGGCAGTCGATTAGAGATCATCGACGACAAAGGGCGACAGCTAGGCTATCGCAACTACCCGCTGACGCATGAAGAGATCGTCCGCGCGATGCGCCGCTTCAATCCGGTCGCCCATCCGTCGGTAACCTTCCGCCGCTCTACAGTTCTCTCGGCCGACAGCTACGTCGCCGAGGTCTATGTCGAAGATTACGATCTCTGGTGCCGACTCGCCGCCTCCGGCGCTCGCTTCGCCAACGATCCGCAGCCGCGCGTCCGTTATCGCATTCACCCCGAAGGAATGAAGAGCGAAAAGCTGAAGCAGATGATCGCTGCGACGGTCGACCTGAAGCGGCGTTATTTTCACGGCGAGATGACGCTCGCCGAACGAACGCGACTGCTGGCCGAGCGCGGCCTAATTTGGATGCCGCGACAATTGGTGCTGTG is part of the Blastopirellula sediminis genome and harbors:
- a CDS encoding PVC-type heme-binding CxxCH protein, translating into MTTRTPGHAVDIDVDITGAKQLYLVVTDGGDGFSCDWADWIDPKLTGPAGEKKLTDLNWKSAVTQWKSVKKDRNVEGQPMHVDGKLVVNGIGTHANSIIAYDLPEGYTRLTAKGGLDNGGSGQQGGQVTSVAFSVYTENPPAFSNISSGDTAPSHEAENALSGLDVYEGLEATLAASEPTLKSLTNLDVDHRGRVWVCDVMNYRGNSGSRPEGDRILILEDEDGDGVCEKTKVYYQGRDVDTAMGICVLGNKVIVSATPNIIVFTDTDGDDKPDQKEMLFTKTGQPQHDHSDHSFLFGPDGKLYWNFGNTGRQVFDKDGKPVVDIHGREVVDNGKPFFGGMPFRCNLDGSEFEVLAHNFRNNYEVTVDSFGTLWQSDNDDDGNRGVRINYVMEQGNFGYLDQMTGAGWREPRTGMNEEIPLRHWHLNDPGVVPNFVQTGAGSPTGICVYEGRLLPKIFWDQVIHCDAGPNVVRAYPAEKDGSGYKGEMVNILHGARDNWFRPADVCVAPDGSLFVSDWYDPGVGGHGQRDLDRGRLFRVAPKGVGYNVPKLNFDTIDGALAALENPNLSARYMAWTALHNQGAKAEPGLKKMFETNANPRVRARALWLLGKIEGRGPEYVEAALNDKDADIRITGIRLAKELKLPVERVVAKVVNDPSPQVRREAAISLRWADSPAAAKLWAQLAAQHDGKDRWYLEALGIGADLNWDACLAAYLSEVGDKWNTPAGRDIVWRSRAERTPGMLAAIIQDPATPYEALPRYFRAFDFQAKGDAKSQVLADLAFSGAGADPQAQSLILSESISRLGGFDIAKNPQHAAALKSALEKLAGTPIFVDLVDKFNVTDRYEDLLAIAQALPSEATGAAAMKVLLEKNQRDLVLKAIDGKDLAKAIATTEAVGNSAAGPSIGIMQKLVDDGSKDLALRRIAVKTLAANRGSANKLVALAKAGKLDPALMQAAAAPLTASTWQEVRDQANAIFPAPPSKDNKPLPPLSELAKMHGDVANGKKVFAGEATCSKCHVVNNEGKEVGPNLSEIGSKLSREAMFESILYPSAGISHNYENFAILLDNGTAITGLLVSETDEKVTIKNQEGLVRSFSQDEIEEMKKLPTSLMPADLQKLMTVQELVDVAAYLETLKKKN
- a CDS encoding nucleoside hydrolase is translated as MKCPISFLFALLLVCVWQSVATAAEAPSVRILFDTDMDSDCDDAGALAILHALADAGEVELLGALVSSSHPWSGACVDAINTYFGRPDLPIGVSKAKSASRQGSKFAKRISEEFSHDFPEGNDAPDAVTVYRQVLAAQPDKSVVIVTVGDLTNLRYLLESTADDVSPLGGRELVAAKVKEWVCMGSRYPADLDPNPWGNFKMDPESTEKAIANWPTTITFTGGGAFADSVATGKTLSELPKDNPVRRVYELYFGGAARNRHSADQIAVMVAARGSGAPWKLVTQGRNKIFANGTHQWEETPNDPRHQYVSALLDETTAKEVAAEMETLMRHLPKEQTTSPQR
- a CDS encoding glycosyltransferase, with translation MKASHSAPDPFSAADRQVKPLVSVVMPVLNPHPRHFREAVESVLAQTLADFELIIVEDPSPRDGRELIADLQDPRIVHVRNESRSCLRDQLNQGLRLAQADLIARADADDICCPQRLESQVARFAAEPELDVLGSRLEIIDDKGRQLGYRNYPLTHEEIVRAMRRFNPVAHPSVTFRRSTVLSADSYVAEVYVEDYDLWCRLAASGARFANDPQPRVRYRIHPEGMKSEKLKQMIAATVDLKRRYFHGEMTLAERTRLLAERGLIWMPRQLVLWLFARTAFSRTLAEN